One genomic window of Pseudomonas aeruginosa includes the following:
- the pheC gene encoding cyclohexadienyl dehydratase has protein sequence MLKSFRHLVQALACLALLASASLQAQESRLDRILESGVLRVATTGDYKPFSYRTEEGGYAGFDVDMAQRLAESLGAKLVVVPTSWPNLMRDFADDRFDIAMSGISINLERQRQAYFSIPYLRDGKTPITLCSEEARFQTLEQIDQPGVTAIVNPGGTNEKFARANLKKARILVHPDNVTIFQQIVDGKADLMMTDAIEARLQSRLHPELCAVHPQQPFDFAEKAYLLPRDEAFKRYVDQWLHIAEQSGLLRQRMEHWLEYRWPTAHGK, from the coding sequence ATGCTGAAGTCATTCCGCCATCTCGTCCAGGCCCTGGCCTGCCTTGCGCTGCTGGCCAGCGCCAGCCTCCAGGCGCAGGAGAGCCGCCTCGACCGCATCCTCGAAAGCGGCGTGCTGCGCGTCGCCACCACTGGCGACTACAAGCCCTTCAGCTACCGCACGGAAGAGGGCGGTTACGCCGGTTTCGACGTGGACATGGCGCAGCGCCTGGCCGAGAGCCTGGGGGCCAAGCTGGTAGTGGTGCCGACCAGTTGGCCGAACCTGATGCGCGATTTCGCCGACGACCGCTTCGACATCGCCATGAGCGGCATCTCGATCAACCTGGAGCGCCAGCGCCAGGCGTATTTCTCGATTCCCTACCTGCGCGACGGCAAGACGCCGATCACCCTCTGTAGCGAAGAAGCGCGTTTCCAGACCCTGGAGCAGATCGACCAGCCGGGCGTGACGGCCATCGTCAACCCCGGCGGCACCAACGAGAAGTTCGCCCGGGCGAACCTGAAGAAGGCCCGGATCCTGGTGCATCCGGACAACGTGACGATCTTCCAGCAGATCGTCGACGGCAAGGCCGACCTGATGATGACCGACGCCATCGAGGCCCGCCTGCAGTCGCGTCTGCACCCGGAACTCTGCGCCGTGCATCCGCAGCAACCCTTCGACTTCGCCGAGAAGGCCTACCTGCTGCCGCGCGACGAGGCCTTCAAGCGCTACGTCGACCAGTGGCTGCACATCGCCGAGCAGAGCGGCTTGTTGCGCCAGCGCATGGAGCACTGGCTCGAATACCGCTGGCCCACCGCGCACGGCAAGTAA
- a CDS encoding C40 family peptidase, producing MRSPFLTCLSVGFAALLAALSTPSLASNQVTHTFKPSKNSTLSPSRVVSTRQSANRSVVAAAASEVTDRAFSMIGTPYRWGGTTPKKGFDCSGLVNYVFQDVDDVDLPRTARAIYNMDNNKVSRGKLQPGDLVFFRIRSRSVDHVGIYVGNDRFVHAPRRGKKVRVSDLNSSYWKRHYLAGKRILPTTLAQVESTRKR from the coding sequence ATGCGTTCACCCTTTTTGACATGCCTGTCTGTAGGCTTCGCGGCCCTTCTGGCCGCCCTCTCGACGCCCAGCCTGGCTTCCAACCAGGTCACCCACACCTTCAAGCCGTCGAAGAATTCCACCCTGTCGCCCAGCCGGGTCGTCAGCACCCGCCAGTCCGCCAACCGCTCGGTGGTCGCGGCCGCCGCTTCCGAAGTCACCGACCGCGCCTTCAGCATGATCGGCACCCCCTACCGCTGGGGCGGCACCACGCCGAAGAAAGGCTTCGATTGCAGCGGCCTGGTCAACTATGTGTTCCAGGACGTCGACGACGTCGACCTGCCGCGGACCGCCCGCGCCATCTACAACATGGACAACAACAAGGTCTCCCGCGGCAAGCTGCAACCGGGCGACCTGGTGTTCTTCCGGATCCGCAGCCGCAGCGTCGACCACGTCGGCATCTACGTCGGCAACGACCGCTTCGTGCACGCGCCGCGGCGCGGCAAGAAGGTCCGCGTCTCCGACCTCAACAGCAGCTACTGGAAACGCCACTACCTGGCCGGCAAGCGCATCCTGCCGACCACCCTCGCCCAGGTCGAAAGCACCCGCAAGCGCTGA
- the rhlA gene encoding 3-(3-hydroxydecanoyloxy)decanoate synthase, whose amino-acid sequence MRRESLLVSVCKGLRVHVERVGQDPGRSTVMLVNGAMATTASFARTCKCLAEHFNVVLFDLPFAGQSRQHNPQRGLITKDDEVEILLALIERFEVNHLVSASWGGISTLLALSRNPRGIRSSVVMAFAPGLNQAMLDYVGRAQALIELDDKSAIGHLLNETVGKYLPPRLKASNHQHMASLATGEYEQARFHIDQVLALNDRGYLACLERIQSHVHFINGSWDEYTTAEDARQFRDYLPHCSFSRVEGTGHFLDLESKLAAVRVHRALLEHLLKQPEPQRAERAAGFHEMAIGYA is encoded by the coding sequence ATGCGGCGCGAAAGTCTGTTGGTATCGGTTTGCAAGGGCCTGCGGGTACATGTCGAGCGCGTTGGGCAGGATCCCGGGCGCAGCACGGTGATGCTGGTCAACGGCGCGATGGCGACCACCGCCTCGTTCGCCCGGACCTGCAAGTGCCTGGCCGAACATTTCAACGTGGTGCTGTTCGACCTGCCCTTCGCCGGGCAGTCGCGTCAGCACAACCCGCAGCGCGGGTTGATCACCAAGGACGACGAGGTGGAAATCCTCCTGGCGCTGATCGAGCGCTTCGAGGTCAATCACCTGGTCTCCGCGTCCTGGGGCGGTATCTCCACGCTGCTGGCGCTGTCGCGCAATCCGCGCGGCATCCGCAGCTCGGTGGTGATGGCATTCGCCCCTGGACTGAACCAGGCGATGCTCGACTACGTCGGGCGGGCGCAGGCGCTGATCGAGCTGGACGACAAGTCGGCGATCGGCCATCTGCTCAACGAGACCGTCGGCAAATACCTGCCGCCGCGCCTGAAAGCCAGCAACCATCAGCACATGGCTTCGCTGGCCACCGGCGAATACGAGCAGGCGCGCTTTCACATCGACCAGGTGCTGGCGCTCAACGATCGGGGCTACCTGGCTTGCCTGGAGCGGATCCAGAGCCACGTGCATTTCATCAACGGCAGCTGGGACGAATACACCACCGCCGAGGACGCCCGCCAGTTCCGCGACTACCTGCCGCACTGCAGTTTCTCGCGGGTGGAGGGCACCGGGCATTTCCTCGACCTGGAGTCCAAGCTGGCCGCGGTACGCGTGCACCGCGCCCTGCTCGAGCACCTGCTGAAGCAACCGGAGCCGCAGCGGGCGGAACGCGCGGCGGGATTCCACGAGATGGCCATCGGCTACGCCTGA
- a CDS encoding carboxylate/amino acid/amine transporter, producing the protein MRYLLFVTVLWAFSFNLIGEYLAGQVDSYFAVLTRVLLAGLVFLPLTRWRGVEPRFVGGVMLVGALQFGITYVCLYLSFNVLTVPEVLLFTVLTPVHVALFDDLLNRRFNFWALAAALVAVLGAAIIRYDGITGEFLQGFLLLQLANATFAAGQVLYKRLVRKYPSELPQRQRFGYFFVGALLVALPAWLLFGDPQRLPAGELQWGVLVWMGLLATALGQFWWNKGATEVDAGTLAVMNNLHVPVGLLLNLLIWNQHADLPRLALGGAVIVASLWVNRLGRREVRA; encoded by the coding sequence ATGCGTTATCTACTGTTCGTCACCGTCCTCTGGGCGTTCTCCTTCAACCTGATCGGCGAGTACCTCGCCGGCCAGGTCGACAGCTACTTCGCCGTGCTTACCCGGGTCCTTCTCGCTGGCCTGGTGTTTCTCCCGCTGACCCGCTGGCGCGGCGTCGAACCGCGTTTCGTCGGTGGGGTGATGCTGGTCGGCGCGCTGCAGTTCGGCATCACCTACGTCTGCCTGTACCTGAGCTTCAACGTGCTGACGGTGCCCGAGGTGCTGCTGTTCACCGTGCTGACGCCGGTCCACGTGGCCCTGTTCGACGACCTGCTCAACCGCCGCTTCAACTTCTGGGCCCTGGCCGCCGCGCTGGTGGCGGTGCTGGGCGCGGCGATCATCCGCTACGACGGGATCACTGGCGAGTTCCTCCAGGGCTTCCTGCTGCTGCAACTGGCCAACGCCACCTTCGCCGCCGGCCAGGTGCTGTACAAGCGCCTGGTGCGCAAGTACCCGTCCGAGCTGCCGCAGCGCCAGCGCTTCGGTTATTTCTTCGTTGGCGCGCTGCTGGTGGCGTTGCCTGCCTGGCTGCTGTTCGGCGATCCGCAGCGCCTGCCGGCCGGCGAGCTGCAATGGGGCGTACTGGTATGGATGGGGCTGCTGGCCACCGCCCTCGGCCAGTTCTGGTGGAACAAGGGCGCCACCGAGGTGGACGCCGGTACCCTGGCGGTGATGAACAACCTGCACGTGCCGGTCGGGTTGCTGCTCAACCTGCTGATCTGGAACCAGCACGCCGACCTGCCGCGCCTGGCCCTGGGCGGCGCGGTGATCGTCGCTTCGCTGTGGGTCAACCGGCTCGGCCGGCGCGAGGTGCGTGCATGA
- the rhlI gene encoding acyl-homoserine-lactone synthase: MIELLSESLEGLSAAMIAELGRYRHQVFIEKLGWDVVSTSRVRDQEFDQFDHPQTRYIVAMGRQGICGCARLLPTTDAYLLKEVFAYLCSETPPSDPSVWELSRYAASAADDPQLAMKIFWSSLQCAWYLGASSVVAVTTTAMERYFVRNGVILQRLGPPQKVKGETLVAISFPAYQERGLEMLLRYHPEWLQGVPLSMAV, from the coding sequence ATGATCGAATTGCTCTCTGAATCGCTGGAAGGGCTTTCCGCCGCCATGATCGCCGAGCTGGGACGCTACCGGCATCAGGTCTTCATCGAGAAGCTGGGCTGGGATGTGGTCTCCACCTCCAGGGTCCGCGACCAGGAGTTCGACCAGTTCGACCATCCGCAAACCCGCTACATCGTCGCCATGGGCCGCCAGGGTATCTGCGGTTGTGCCCGCCTGTTGCCGACGACCGACGCCTACCTGCTCAAGGAAGTCTTCGCCTACCTGTGCAGCGAAACCCCGCCCAGCGATCCGTCGGTCTGGGAGCTTTCGCGTTACGCCGCCAGCGCGGCGGACGATCCGCAACTGGCGATGAAGATATTCTGGTCCAGCCTGCAATGCGCCTGGTACCTGGGCGCCAGTTCGGTGGTGGCGGTGACCACCACGGCCATGGAGCGCTATTTCGTTCGCAACGGCGTGATCCTCCAGCGCCTCGGCCCGCCGCAGAAGGTCAAGGGCGAGACGCTGGTCGCGATCAGCTTCCCGGCCTACCAGGAGCGCGGCCTGGAGATGCTGCTGCGCTACCACCCGGAATGGCTGCAGGGCGTACCGCTGTCGATGGCGGTGTGA
- the rarD gene encoding EamA family transporter RarD has protein sequence MRISGQGVLLSLAASVLFVTLPGYVHLLEPLDSLQVVAHRVVWSIPMVFLLVVATRQWPTLRAAWRRLFAEPWLLACFPLTAAMMLLQWGIFIWAPLAGKTLELSLGYFLLPLAMVLVGRVFYGERLTPLQAIAVACALAGVLHEFWLTRAFSWVSLVTALGYPPYFMLRRRMGVDALSGFVFEMLFLLPLALAALYWLGDESQAFREAPRLWLLLPMLGLISALAFGAMMASSRLLPMGLFGILSYVEPVLLFLVAVLFLGEAFRPEQLWTYAPIWLAVLLTGWDSARLLRKQARRGI, from the coding sequence ATGAGGATTTCCGGACAGGGCGTGCTGCTGTCGCTGGCCGCCTCGGTGCTGTTCGTTACCCTGCCGGGCTACGTCCACCTGCTGGAGCCGCTGGACAGCCTGCAGGTGGTGGCGCATCGGGTGGTCTGGTCGATCCCGATGGTATTCCTGCTGGTCGTCGCCACCCGCCAGTGGCCGACCCTGCGCGCCGCCTGGCGCCGGCTGTTCGCCGAGCCCTGGCTGCTGGCCTGCTTCCCGCTGACCGCGGCGATGATGCTGCTGCAATGGGGCATCTTCATCTGGGCGCCGTTGGCCGGGAAAACCCTTGAACTGTCGCTGGGCTACTTCCTCCTGCCGCTGGCGATGGTGCTGGTGGGGCGGGTGTTCTACGGCGAGCGCCTGACGCCGCTGCAGGCTATCGCCGTGGCCTGCGCGCTGGCCGGGGTGCTCCACGAGTTCTGGCTGACCCGCGCGTTCTCCTGGGTCTCCCTGGTCACCGCGCTGGGCTATCCCCCATACTTCATGCTGCGGCGCAGGATGGGCGTGGACGCGCTGTCCGGGTTCGTCTTCGAGATGCTCTTCCTGCTGCCGCTGGCGTTGGCCGCGCTGTACTGGCTGGGCGACGAGAGCCAGGCCTTCCGCGAGGCGCCGCGCCTGTGGCTGCTGCTGCCGATGCTGGGGCTGATCAGCGCGCTGGCCTTCGGCGCGATGATGGCTTCCAGCCGGCTGCTGCCGATGGGGCTGTTCGGGATTCTCAGCTACGTCGAACCGGTGCTGCTGTTCCTGGTGGCGGTACTGTTCCTCGGCGAAGCGTTCCGTCCCGAGCAGCTATGGACCTACGCGCCGATCTGGCTGGCGGTGCTGTTGACCGGCTGGGACAGCGCGCGCCTGCTGAGGAAACAGGCGCGGCGGGGCATCTGA
- the rhlR gene encoding transcriptional regulator RhlR has translation MRNDGGFLLWWDGLRSEMQPIHDSQGVFAVLEKEVRRLGFDYYAYGVRHTIPFTRPKTEVHGTYPKAWLERYQMQNYGAVDPAILNGLRSSEMVVWSDSLFDQSRMLWNEARDWGLCVGATLPIRAPNNLLSVLSVARDQQNISSFEREEIRLRLRCMIELLTQKLTDLEHPMLMSNPVCLSHREREILQWTADGKSSGEIAIILSISESTVNFHHKNIQKKFDAPNKTLAAAYAAALGLI, from the coding sequence ATGAGGAATGACGGAGGCTTTTTGCTGTGGTGGGACGGTTTGCGTAGCGAGATGCAGCCGATCCACGACAGCCAGGGCGTGTTCGCCGTCCTGGAAAAGGAAGTGCGGCGCCTGGGCTTCGATTACTACGCCTATGGCGTGCGCCACACGATTCCCTTCACCCGGCCGAAGACCGAGGTCCATGGCACCTATCCCAAGGCCTGGCTGGAGCGATACCAGATGCAGAACTACGGGGCCGTGGATCCGGCGATCCTCAACGGCCTGCGCTCCTCGGAAATGGTGGTCTGGAGCGACAGCCTGTTCGACCAGAGCCGGATGCTCTGGAACGAGGCTCGCGATTGGGGCCTCTGTGTCGGCGCGACCCTGCCGATCCGCGCGCCGAACAATTTGCTCAGCGTGCTTTCCGTGGCGCGCGACCAGCAGAACATCTCCAGCTTCGAGCGCGAGGAAATCCGCCTGCGGCTGCGTTGCATGATCGAGTTGCTGACCCAGAAGCTGACCGACCTGGAGCATCCGATGCTGATGTCCAACCCGGTCTGCCTGAGCCATCGCGAACGCGAGATCCTGCAATGGACCGCCGACGGCAAGAGCTCCGGGGAAATCGCCATCATCCTGAGCATTTCCGAGAGCACGGTGAACTTCCACCACAAGAACATCCAGAAGAAGTTCGACGCGCCGAACAAGACGCTGGCTGCCGCCTACGCCGCGGCGCTGGGCCTCATCTGA
- a CDS encoding glycosyltransferase: MHAILIAIGSAGDVFPFIGLARTLKLRGHRVSLCTTPVFRDAVEQHGIAFVPLSDELTYRRTMGDPRLWDPKTSFGVLWQAIAGMIEPVYEYVSAQRHDDIVVVGSLWALGARIAHEKYGIPYLSAQVSPSTLLSAHLPPVHPKFNVPEQMPLAMRKLLWRCIERFKLDRTCAPEINAVRRKVGLETPVKRIFTQWMHSPQGVVCLFPAWFAPPQQDWPQPLHMTGFPLFDGSIPGTPLDDELQRFLDQGSRPLVFTQGSTEHLQGDFYAMALRALERLGARGIFLTGAGQEPLRGLPNHVLQRAYAPLGALLPSCAGLVHPGGIGAMSLALAAGVPQVLLPCAHDQFDNAERLVRLGCGMRLGVPLREQELRGALWRLLEDPAMAAACRRFMELSQPHSIACGKAAQVVERCHREGDARWLKAAS; encoded by the coding sequence ATGCACGCCATCCTCATCGCCATCGGCTCGGCCGGCGACGTATTTCCCTTCATCGGCTTGGCCCGGACCCTGAAATTGCGCGGGCACCGCGTGAGCCTCTGCACCACCCCGGTGTTTCGCGACGCGGTGGAGCAGCACGGCATCGCGTTCGTCCCGCTGAGCGACGAACTGACCTACCGCCGGACCATGGGCGATCCGCGCCTGTGGGACCCCAAGACGTCCTTCGGCGTGCTCTGGCAAGCCATCGCCGGGATGATCGAGCCGGTCTACGAGTACGTCTCGGCGCAGCGCCATGACGACATCGTGGTGGTCGGCTCGCTCTGGGCGCTGGGCGCACGCATCGCTCACGAGAAGTACGGGATTCCCTACCTGTCCGCGCAGGTCTCGCCATCGACCTTGTTGTCGGCGCACCTGCCGCCGGTACACCCCAAGTTCAACGTGCCCGAGCAGATGCCGCTGGCGATGCGCAAGCTGCTCTGGCGCTGCATCGAGCGCTTCAAGCTGGATCGCACCTGCGCGCCGGAGATCAACGCGGTGCGCCGCAAGGTCGGCCTGGAGACGCCGGTGAAGCGCATCTTCACCCAATGGATGCATTCGCCGCAGGGCGTGGTCTGCCTGTTCCCGGCCTGGTTCGCGCCGCCCCAGCAGGATTGGCCGCAACCCCTGCACATGACCGGCTTCCCGCTGTTCGACGGCAGTATCCCGGGGACCCCGCTCGACGACGAACTGCAACGCTTTCTCGATCAGGGCAGCCGGCCGCTGGTGTTCACCCAGGGCTCGACCGAACACCTGCAGGGCGACTTCTACGCCATGGCCCTGCGCGCGCTGGAACGCCTCGGCGCGCGTGGGATCTTCCTCACCGGCGCCGGCCAGGAACCGCTGCGCGGCTTGCCGAATCACGTGCTGCAGCGCGCCTACGCGCCACTGGGAGCCTTGCTGCCATCGTGCGCCGGGCTGGTCCATCCGGGCGGTATCGGCGCCATGAGCCTGGCCTTGGCGGCGGGGGTGCCGCAGGTGCTGCTGCCCTGCGCCCACGACCAGTTCGACAATGCTGAACGGCTGGTCCGGCTCGGCTGCGGGATGCGCCTGGGCGTGCCGTTGCGCGAGCAGGAGTTGCGCGGGGCGCTGTGGCGCTTGCTCGAGGACCCGGCCATGGCGGCGGCCTGTCGGCGTTTCATGGAATTGTCACAACCGCACAGTATCGCTTGCGGTAAAGCGGCCCAGGTGGTCGAACGTTGTCATAGGGAGGGGGATGCTCGATGGCTGAAGGCTGCGTCCTGA
- the apbC gene encoding iron-sulfur cluster carrier protein ApbC, with protein MSAITRQTVEATLRQYQDPYLNQDPVSAGCLREVEIQGDRVRVRLELGYAAGLFRNGLAQTLQMALEALDGVARAEVRVDCVIQPHKAQPQVEVMGNVKNIVAVASGKGGVGKSTTAANLALALAREGARVGILDADIYGPSQGIMFGLPEGTRPKVREQKWFEPLEAHGVQVMSMAFLTDDSTPVVWRGPMVSGALIQLITQTAWDNLDYLVVDMPPGTGDIQLTLAQKVPVAGAVIVTTPQDLALLDAKKGVEMFRKVNIPVLGVVENMAVHICSNCGHAEHLFGEGGGEKLAAQFGVELLASMPLSIAIRTQADSGRPTVIADPESQLAMLYQEIARHVGARIVLSERASVGLPNISISDD; from the coding sequence ATGTCCGCTATCACTCGCCAAACGGTGGAAGCCACCCTCCGCCAGTACCAGGACCCCTATCTGAACCAGGACCCCGTCAGCGCCGGCTGCCTGCGCGAGGTGGAGATCCAGGGCGACCGCGTGCGGGTGCGCCTGGAACTGGGGTACGCCGCCGGGCTGTTCAGAAACGGCCTGGCGCAAACCCTGCAAATGGCCCTGGAGGCGCTCGACGGCGTCGCTCGCGCCGAGGTCCGGGTCGACTGCGTGATCCAGCCGCACAAGGCACAGCCGCAGGTCGAGGTGATGGGCAACGTGAAGAACATCGTCGCGGTGGCTTCCGGCAAGGGCGGCGTCGGCAAGTCCACCACCGCCGCCAACCTGGCCCTGGCCTTGGCCCGCGAGGGTGCGCGGGTGGGCATCCTCGACGCGGACATCTACGGACCCAGCCAGGGCATCATGTTCGGCCTGCCGGAAGGCACCCGGCCGAAGGTCCGTGAGCAGAAGTGGTTCGAGCCCCTGGAGGCGCACGGGGTGCAGGTGATGTCGATGGCCTTCCTCACCGACGACAGCACGCCGGTGGTCTGGCGCGGGCCGATGGTCTCCGGTGCCCTGATCCAACTGATCACCCAGACCGCCTGGGACAACCTCGACTACCTGGTGGTGGACATGCCGCCGGGCACCGGCGACATCCAGCTGACCCTGGCGCAGAAGGTGCCGGTGGCCGGCGCGGTGATCGTCACCACCCCGCAGGACCTAGCGCTGCTCGACGCGAAGAAGGGCGTGGAGATGTTCCGCAAGGTGAACATCCCGGTGCTCGGCGTGGTGGAGAACATGGCGGTGCATATCTGCTCCAACTGCGGCCATGCCGAGCACCTGTTCGGCGAGGGCGGCGGCGAGAAGCTGGCGGCGCAGTTCGGCGTCGAGCTGCTGGCGTCCATGCCGCTGTCGATCGCCATCCGCACCCAGGCCGACAGCGGCCGGCCGACGGTGATCGCCGATCCGGAAAGCCAACTGGCGATGCTCTACCAGGAAATCGCCCGCCATGTCGGCGCGCGCATCGTTCTCAGCGAGCGGGCCAGCGTCGGCCTGCCGAACATCAGCATCAGCGACGACTGA
- the dcd gene encoding dCTP deaminase produces MTIKSDKWIRRMAQEHGMIEPFVERQVRGADDSRVISYGVSSYGYDVRCAAEFKVFTNIHSAVVDPKNFDEKSFVDINSDVCIIPPNSFALARTVEYFRIPRDVLTICLGKSTYARCGIIVNVTPLEPEWEGHVTLEFSNTTNLPAKIYANEGVAQMLFLQSDEACEVSYKDRGGKYQGQRGVTLPKA; encoded by the coding sequence ATGACCATCAAATCGGACAAGTGGATTCGCCGCATGGCTCAGGAGCACGGCATGATCGAGCCGTTCGTCGAGCGCCAGGTGCGCGGCGCGGACGACAGCCGGGTGATTTCCTACGGGGTGTCCAGCTACGGCTACGACGTGCGCTGCGCCGCCGAGTTCAAGGTGTTCACCAACATCCATTCGGCGGTGGTCGATCCGAAGAACTTCGACGAGAAAAGCTTCGTCGACATCAACAGCGACGTCTGCATCATCCCGCCGAACTCCTTCGCTCTGGCGCGCACCGTCGAGTACTTCCGCATCCCGCGCGACGTCCTGACCATCTGCCTGGGCAAGAGCACCTACGCGCGTTGCGGCATCATCGTCAACGTCACCCCGCTGGAGCCGGAGTGGGAAGGCCATGTGACCCTCGAGTTCTCCAATACCACCAACCTGCCGGCGAAGATCTACGCCAACGAAGGCGTGGCGCAGATGCTCTTCCTGCAATCCGACGAGGCCTGCGAAGTGTCCTATAAGGACCGTGGCGGCAAATACCAGGGCCAGCGCGGCGTGACCCTGCCAAAAGCCTGA